One segment of Cynocephalus volans isolate mCynVol1 chromosome 8, mCynVol1.pri, whole genome shotgun sequence DNA contains the following:
- the VCAM1 gene encoding vascular cell adhesion protein 1 isoform X2, producing MSGKIVVIFGASNILWIVFAASQDFKIETSPESRTLAQIGDSISLVCNTIGSFPRDPEIHLNGLLEVGKPITVKCLVPDVYPFDKLEIDLLKGDHLMKNQEFLEVMDKKSPETKSLEVTFTPIVEDIGKALVCRAKLHVDETDFAPKERESTKKLQVYISPQNTVISVNPSTRLQEGGSVTMTCSSEGLPAPEIFWSKKLDNGNLQLLSGNATLTLIAMRIEDSGIYVCEGGNLIGKSRKEVELIVQEKQFTIEISPGPRIAAQIGDLVVLTCGVTGCESPSISWRTHTDSPPNGTVRSEGTKSSLTLHPVSFENQHLYLCSVTCGQKKVEKRIQVELYSFHSDPEIKMSGLLVHGNPVTVSCEVPNVYPFNQLEIELLKGETTMQNKVFLEEVDRKSPETKSLEVTFIPTTEDTGKVLVCQAKLYIGEMEFQPKQRQSTQTLYVNVAPRDTTVLVNPSPILEEGSSVNMTCSSSGLPAPKILWSRQLNNGDLQPLSENTTITLISTKMEDSGTYVCEGINQAGISRKEVELIIQVAPRDIQLRAFPSESVKEGDTVIISCTCRNYPETWIILKKKAETGDTVLKSTDGAYTIRKAQLQDAGVYECESKNEVGSQSRSLTLDVKGRENNKDYFSPELLMLYFASSLIIPAIGMTIYFARKANMKGSYSLVEAQKSKV from the exons ATGTCTGGGAAGATAGTCGTGATCTTTGGAGCCTCAAATATACTTTGGATAGTGTTTGCAGCTT CTCAAGATTTTAAAATCGAGACCTCCCCTGAATCCAGAACTCTTGCTCAGATTGGTGACTCCATCTCATTGGTTTGCAACACCATAGGCT CTTTCCCTAGGGATCCAGAGATTCATTTGAATGGCCTTCTGGAAGTCGGAAAACCAATCACAGTCAAGTGTTTGGTCCCTGATGTATACCCATTTGACAAGCTGGAGATAGATTTACTGAAAGGTGACCATCTCATGAAGAATCAGGAATTTCTGGAGGTTATGGATAAGAAGTCCCCTGAAACCAAGAGTTTGGAAGTAACCTTTACTCCTATTGTTGAGGATATTGGGAAAGCTCTTGTTTGTCGAGCTAAATTACATGTTGATGAAACTGATTTTGCACCCAAAGAAAGGgagtctacaaaaaaactgcaagTCTACA TCTCACCCCAAAATACAGTTATCTCTGTGAATCCTTCCACAAGGCTGCAAGAAGGTGGCTCTGTGACGATGACATGTTCCAGTGAGGGTCTACCAGCTCCAGAGATTTTCTGGAGCAAGAAATTAGATAACGGGAATCTACAGCTCCTTTCTGGGAATGCAACTCTCACCTTAATTGCTATGAGGATAGAAGATTCTGGAATTTATGTGTGTGAAGGAGGTAATCTGAttgggaaaagcagaaaagaagtgGAATTAATTGTTCAAG AAAAACAGTTTACCATTGAGATCTCCCCTGGGCCCCGGATTGCTGCTCAGATTGGGGACTTGGTCGTGTTGACATGTGGTGTCACAGGCTGTGAGTCCCCATCTATCTCTTGGAGAACCCACACAGACAGCCCTCCGAATGGGACGGTGAGGAGTGAAGGGACCAAGTCCTCACTGACCCTGCACCCTGTGAGTTTTGAGAACCAACACTTATACCTGTGCTCCGTGACCTGTGGAcaaaagaaagtggaaaagaGAATCCAGGTGGAGCTTTACT CATTCCATAGTGATCCAGAAATTAAGATGAGTGGTCTGCTAGTACATGGAAACCCTGTCACTGTAAGCTGCGAAGTTCCTAATGTTTACCCTTTTAACCAGTTGGAGATTGAATTACTTAAAGGGGAGACTACTATGCAGAATAAAGTATTTTTGGAGGAAGTGGATAGAAAATCCCCAGAGACCAAAAGTTTGGAAGTGACCTTCATCCCCACCACTGAAGATACTGGAAAAGTTCTTGTTTGTCAAGCTAAGTTATATATTGGTGAAATGGAATTTCAACCCAAACAAAGGCAGAGTACACAGACACTTTATGTCAATG TTGCCCCTAGGGACACAACCGTCTTGGTCAACCCATCCCCCATCCTGGAGGAAGGCAGTTCTGTCAATATGACATGCTCTAGCAGTGGCCTTCCAGCTCCAAAAATCCTGTGGAGCAGGCAGTTAAATAATGGGGATCTACAGCCTCTTTCAGAGAACACAACTATCActttaatttctacaaaaatgGAAGATTCTGGTACTTATGTGTGTGAAGGGATTAACCAGGCTGGAATAAGTAGAAAAGAAGTTGAATTAATTATCCAAG TTGCTCCAAGAGATATTCAACTTAGAGCTTTTCCCTCTGAAAGTGTCAAGGAAGGAGATACTGTCATTATCTCCTGTACATGCAGAAATTATCCAGAAACTTGGATAATCCTGAAGAAAAAAGCAGAGACAGGAGACACAGTGCTAAAGTCTACAGATGGCGCATATACCATCCGCAAGGCCCAGTTGCAGGATGCAGGAGTGTACGAATGTGAATCAAAAAATGAGGTTGGCTCACAATCAAGAAGTTTAACTCTTGATGTAAAAG gaagagaaaataacaagGACTATTTTTCTCCTGAACTTCTCATGCTCTATTTTGCATCCTCCTTAATAATACCTGCTATTGGAATGACCATTTACTTTGCAAGAAAAGCCAACATGAAAGGGTCTTATAGTCTTGTAGAAGCACAGAAATCAAAAGTGTAG
- the VCAM1 gene encoding vascular cell adhesion protein 1 isoform X3 produces MSGKIVVIFGASNILWIVFAASQDFKIETSPESRTLAQIGDSISLVCNTIGCESPFFSWRTQMDSPLNGEVRTEGTKSILTMDPVSLQNEHSYLCTATCGSEKREKQIQVEIYSFPRDPEIHLNGLLEVGKPITVKCLVPDVYPFDKLEIDLLKGDHLMKNQEFLEVMDKKSPETKSLEVTFTPIVEDIGKALVCRAKLHVDETDFAPKERESTKKLQVYISPQNTVISVNPSTRLQEGGSVTMTCSSEGLPAPEIFWSKKLDNGNLQLLSGNATLTLIAMRIEDSGIYVCEGGNLIGKSRKEVELIVQAFHSDPEIKMSGLLVHGNPVTVSCEVPNVYPFNQLEIELLKGETTMQNKVFLEEVDRKSPETKSLEVTFIPTTEDTGKVLVCQAKLYIGEMEFQPKQRQSTQTLYVNVAPRDTTVLVNPSPILEEGSSVNMTCSSSGLPAPKILWSRQLNNGDLQPLSENTTITLISTKMEDSGTYVCEGINQAGISRKEVELIIQVAPRDIQLRAFPSESVKEGDTVIISCTCRNYPETWIILKKKAETGDTVLKSTDGAYTIRKAQLQDAGVYECESKNEVGSQSRSLTLDVKGRENNKDYFSPELLMLYFASSLIIPAIGMTIYFARKANMKGSYSLVEAQKSKV; encoded by the exons ATGTCTGGGAAGATAGTCGTGATCTTTGGAGCCTCAAATATACTTTGGATAGTGTTTGCAGCTT CTCAAGATTTTAAAATCGAGACCTCCCCTGAATCCAGAACTCTTGCTCAGATTGGTGACTCCATCTCATTGGTTTGCAACACCATAGGCTGTgaatctccatttttctcttgGAGAACGCAGATGGACAGTCCACTGAACGGGGAGGTGAGGACTGAAGGGACCAAGTCCATACTGACCATGGATCCCGTCAGTTTGCAGAATGAACACTCTTACCTGTGCACAGCAACTTGTGGATCTGAGAAACGGGAAAAACAAATCCAGGTGGAGATCTACT CTTTCCCTAGGGATCCAGAGATTCATTTGAATGGCCTTCTGGAAGTCGGAAAACCAATCACAGTCAAGTGTTTGGTCCCTGATGTATACCCATTTGACAAGCTGGAGATAGATTTACTGAAAGGTGACCATCTCATGAAGAATCAGGAATTTCTGGAGGTTATGGATAAGAAGTCCCCTGAAACCAAGAGTTTGGAAGTAACCTTTACTCCTATTGTTGAGGATATTGGGAAAGCTCTTGTTTGTCGAGCTAAATTACATGTTGATGAAACTGATTTTGCACCCAAAGAAAGGgagtctacaaaaaaactgcaagTCTACA TCTCACCCCAAAATACAGTTATCTCTGTGAATCCTTCCACAAGGCTGCAAGAAGGTGGCTCTGTGACGATGACATGTTCCAGTGAGGGTCTACCAGCTCCAGAGATTTTCTGGAGCAAGAAATTAGATAACGGGAATCTACAGCTCCTTTCTGGGAATGCAACTCTCACCTTAATTGCTATGAGGATAGAAGATTCTGGAATTTATGTGTGTGAAGGAGGTAATCTGAttgggaaaagcagaaaagaagtgGAATTAATTGTTCAAG CATTCCATAGTGATCCAGAAATTAAGATGAGTGGTCTGCTAGTACATGGAAACCCTGTCACTGTAAGCTGCGAAGTTCCTAATGTTTACCCTTTTAACCAGTTGGAGATTGAATTACTTAAAGGGGAGACTACTATGCAGAATAAAGTATTTTTGGAGGAAGTGGATAGAAAATCCCCAGAGACCAAAAGTTTGGAAGTGACCTTCATCCCCACCACTGAAGATACTGGAAAAGTTCTTGTTTGTCAAGCTAAGTTATATATTGGTGAAATGGAATTTCAACCCAAACAAAGGCAGAGTACACAGACACTTTATGTCAATG TTGCCCCTAGGGACACAACCGTCTTGGTCAACCCATCCCCCATCCTGGAGGAAGGCAGTTCTGTCAATATGACATGCTCTAGCAGTGGCCTTCCAGCTCCAAAAATCCTGTGGAGCAGGCAGTTAAATAATGGGGATCTACAGCCTCTTTCAGAGAACACAACTATCActttaatttctacaaaaatgGAAGATTCTGGTACTTATGTGTGTGAAGGGATTAACCAGGCTGGAATAAGTAGAAAAGAAGTTGAATTAATTATCCAAG TTGCTCCAAGAGATATTCAACTTAGAGCTTTTCCCTCTGAAAGTGTCAAGGAAGGAGATACTGTCATTATCTCCTGTACATGCAGAAATTATCCAGAAACTTGGATAATCCTGAAGAAAAAAGCAGAGACAGGAGACACAGTGCTAAAGTCTACAGATGGCGCATATACCATCCGCAAGGCCCAGTTGCAGGATGCAGGAGTGTACGAATGTGAATCAAAAAATGAGGTTGGCTCACAATCAAGAAGTTTAACTCTTGATGTAAAAG gaagagaaaataacaagGACTATTTTTCTCCTGAACTTCTCATGCTCTATTTTGCATCCTCCTTAATAATACCTGCTATTGGAATGACCATTTACTTTGCAAGAAAAGCCAACATGAAAGGGTCTTATAGTCTTGTAGAAGCACAGAAATCAAAAGTGTAG
- the VCAM1 gene encoding vascular cell adhesion protein 1 isoform X1, producing the protein MSGKIVVIFGASNILWIVFAASQDFKIETSPESRTLAQIGDSISLVCNTIGCESPFFSWRTQMDSPLNGEVRTEGTKSILTMDPVSLQNEHSYLCTATCGSEKREKQIQVEIYSFPRDPEIHLNGLLEVGKPITVKCLVPDVYPFDKLEIDLLKGDHLMKNQEFLEVMDKKSPETKSLEVTFTPIVEDIGKALVCRAKLHVDETDFAPKERESTKKLQVYISPQNTVISVNPSTRLQEGGSVTMTCSSEGLPAPEIFWSKKLDNGNLQLLSGNATLTLIAMRIEDSGIYVCEGGNLIGKSRKEVELIVQEKQFTIEISPGPRIAAQIGDLVVLTCGVTGCESPSISWRTHTDSPPNGTVRSEGTKSSLTLHPVSFENQHLYLCSVTCGQKKVEKRIQVELYSFHSDPEIKMSGLLVHGNPVTVSCEVPNVYPFNQLEIELLKGETTMQNKVFLEEVDRKSPETKSLEVTFIPTTEDTGKVLVCQAKLYIGEMEFQPKQRQSTQTLYVNVAPRDTTVLVNPSPILEEGSSVNMTCSSSGLPAPKILWSRQLNNGDLQPLSENTTITLISTKMEDSGTYVCEGINQAGISRKEVELIIQVAPRDIQLRAFPSESVKEGDTVIISCTCRNYPETWIILKKKAETGDTVLKSTDGAYTIRKAQLQDAGVYECESKNEVGSQSRSLTLDVKGRENNKDYFSPELLMLYFASSLIIPAIGMTIYFARKANMKGSYSLVEAQKSKV; encoded by the exons ATGTCTGGGAAGATAGTCGTGATCTTTGGAGCCTCAAATATACTTTGGATAGTGTTTGCAGCTT CTCAAGATTTTAAAATCGAGACCTCCCCTGAATCCAGAACTCTTGCTCAGATTGGTGACTCCATCTCATTGGTTTGCAACACCATAGGCTGTgaatctccatttttctcttgGAGAACGCAGATGGACAGTCCACTGAACGGGGAGGTGAGGACTGAAGGGACCAAGTCCATACTGACCATGGATCCCGTCAGTTTGCAGAATGAACACTCTTACCTGTGCACAGCAACTTGTGGATCTGAGAAACGGGAAAAACAAATCCAGGTGGAGATCTACT CTTTCCCTAGGGATCCAGAGATTCATTTGAATGGCCTTCTGGAAGTCGGAAAACCAATCACAGTCAAGTGTTTGGTCCCTGATGTATACCCATTTGACAAGCTGGAGATAGATTTACTGAAAGGTGACCATCTCATGAAGAATCAGGAATTTCTGGAGGTTATGGATAAGAAGTCCCCTGAAACCAAGAGTTTGGAAGTAACCTTTACTCCTATTGTTGAGGATATTGGGAAAGCTCTTGTTTGTCGAGCTAAATTACATGTTGATGAAACTGATTTTGCACCCAAAGAAAGGgagtctacaaaaaaactgcaagTCTACA TCTCACCCCAAAATACAGTTATCTCTGTGAATCCTTCCACAAGGCTGCAAGAAGGTGGCTCTGTGACGATGACATGTTCCAGTGAGGGTCTACCAGCTCCAGAGATTTTCTGGAGCAAGAAATTAGATAACGGGAATCTACAGCTCCTTTCTGGGAATGCAACTCTCACCTTAATTGCTATGAGGATAGAAGATTCTGGAATTTATGTGTGTGAAGGAGGTAATCTGAttgggaaaagcagaaaagaagtgGAATTAATTGTTCAAG AAAAACAGTTTACCATTGAGATCTCCCCTGGGCCCCGGATTGCTGCTCAGATTGGGGACTTGGTCGTGTTGACATGTGGTGTCACAGGCTGTGAGTCCCCATCTATCTCTTGGAGAACCCACACAGACAGCCCTCCGAATGGGACGGTGAGGAGTGAAGGGACCAAGTCCTCACTGACCCTGCACCCTGTGAGTTTTGAGAACCAACACTTATACCTGTGCTCCGTGACCTGTGGAcaaaagaaagtggaaaagaGAATCCAGGTGGAGCTTTACT CATTCCATAGTGATCCAGAAATTAAGATGAGTGGTCTGCTAGTACATGGAAACCCTGTCACTGTAAGCTGCGAAGTTCCTAATGTTTACCCTTTTAACCAGTTGGAGATTGAATTACTTAAAGGGGAGACTACTATGCAGAATAAAGTATTTTTGGAGGAAGTGGATAGAAAATCCCCAGAGACCAAAAGTTTGGAAGTGACCTTCATCCCCACCACTGAAGATACTGGAAAAGTTCTTGTTTGTCAAGCTAAGTTATATATTGGTGAAATGGAATTTCAACCCAAACAAAGGCAGAGTACACAGACACTTTATGTCAATG TTGCCCCTAGGGACACAACCGTCTTGGTCAACCCATCCCCCATCCTGGAGGAAGGCAGTTCTGTCAATATGACATGCTCTAGCAGTGGCCTTCCAGCTCCAAAAATCCTGTGGAGCAGGCAGTTAAATAATGGGGATCTACAGCCTCTTTCAGAGAACACAACTATCActttaatttctacaaaaatgGAAGATTCTGGTACTTATGTGTGTGAAGGGATTAACCAGGCTGGAATAAGTAGAAAAGAAGTTGAATTAATTATCCAAG TTGCTCCAAGAGATATTCAACTTAGAGCTTTTCCCTCTGAAAGTGTCAAGGAAGGAGATACTGTCATTATCTCCTGTACATGCAGAAATTATCCAGAAACTTGGATAATCCTGAAGAAAAAAGCAGAGACAGGAGACACAGTGCTAAAGTCTACAGATGGCGCATATACCATCCGCAAGGCCCAGTTGCAGGATGCAGGAGTGTACGAATGTGAATCAAAAAATGAGGTTGGCTCACAATCAAGAAGTTTAACTCTTGATGTAAAAG gaagagaaaataacaagGACTATTTTTCTCCTGAACTTCTCATGCTCTATTTTGCATCCTCCTTAATAATACCTGCTATTGGAATGACCATTTACTTTGCAAGAAAAGCCAACATGAAAGGGTCTTATAGTCTTGTAGAAGCACAGAAATCAAAAGTGTAG